In Sulfurimonas paralvinellae, the following proteins share a genomic window:
- a CDS encoding transporter gives MKKKLLTLSLLGATLLNAQVIPGINSKGGAMTLPEGKFKMGIKNIYMKRDHMFDGTHEVTNREHLDATANATLLVAKYGVSKNFDVRVVLPYKHIEATAKLGPNDVAIDNQGVGDMVVMGRYVVLPMKEYGYQVSVGAGVKLPTGSTDDGFKKAPPFAATTNTPLPTQMGTGEYEYKAELGVSKVINDTMRVDFNTMYTYRPKAEHDYDFGNELSYDLSFTSAVTDKINLGIEYNGKYNSKTDMGNDTTPALRQRLPFKAFSGTVGYITPEVEFLPFGKPKIHLGVGMSFLAHYNLSEYQPLEKQRFVCRLGYLF, from the coding sequence ATGAAGAAGAAACTATTAACACTCTCTTTACTTGGAGCGACACTACTCAATGCACAAGTAATTCCAGGCATTAACTCTAAAGGCGGTGCTATGACGCTTCCCGAGGGTAAATTTAAGATGGGTATTAAAAATATCTATATGAAAAGAGACCATATGTTTGATGGCACACATGAAGTAACTAACAGAGAGCATCTTGATGCAACAGCAAATGCCACACTGCTTGTCGCAAAATATGGTGTAAGTAAAAACTTTGATGTAAGAGTTGTTCTTCCATATAAACATATTGAGGCAACGGCCAAACTAGGTCCAAATGATGTGGCGATTGACAATCAAGGTGTAGGTGATATGGTAGTAATGGGAAGATATGTTGTTTTACCTATGAAAGAGTATGGCTATCAAGTTTCAGTCGGTGCAGGGGTAAAACTGCCAACGGGTTCAACAGATGACGGCTTTAAAAAAGCACCTCCTTTTGCTGCAACTACCAATACACCGCTTCCTACACAAATGGGAACCGGTGAGTATGAATATAAAGCAGAACTTGGTGTTTCAAAAGTTATAAATGACACAATGAGAGTTGATTTCAATACTATGTACACCTATAGACCAAAAGCAGAACATGATTATGACTTTGGAAATGAACTCAGTTATGATCTATCATTTACAAGTGCTGTTACAGATAAAATTAACTTAGGTATCGAATATAACGGGAAATATAACTCTAAAACAGATATGGGAAATGATACGACTCCTGCTCTTCGCCAAAGACTGCCATTTAAAGCATTCAGTGGAACAGTTGGATACATAACACCAGAAGTTGAATTTTTACCGTTTGGTAAACCAAAGATTCATCTTGGCGTTGGTATGAGTTTTCTTGCACACTACAATCTCTCAGAGTATCAACCATTAGAAAAACAGAGATTTGTTTGTAGGCTTGGTTATCTATTTTAA
- a CDS encoding ABC transporter permease gives MKFFLKILKDFPAYLWSGWGAVASILLFIALWDVGNQLYGNLVLPSPLETFKTLYTMLHSPDVWEQIDITLYRASVGFGLSLLFGSVLGLIAGFFATASMMSRPIVTILVGMPPIAWIVLAMIWFGMGDETVIFTVVVASFPIIFVGALQGTRTLDGDLKEMAESFHFPWHMKFIDVYFPHIFSYIFPAWVSGLGMAWKIVIMAELLATSDGLGAELAIARSQLDTPTALALVTIMIGSLMFIEYIILEPIKREVELWRS, from the coding sequence ATGAAATTCTTTCTAAAAATACTCAAAGATTTTCCGGCTTATTTATGGAGTGGGTGGGGTGCTGTTGCTTCCATCTTACTCTTTATAGCTCTGTGGGATGTTGGAAATCAGCTCTATGGCAATTTAGTCCTGCCATCTCCATTAGAGACATTTAAAACACTCTATACGATGCTGCATAGTCCAGATGTTTGGGAACAGATAGATATTACACTCTATCGTGCTTCAGTCGGTTTTGGACTCTCTTTACTTTTTGGTTCTGTTTTAGGTCTTATTGCAGGTTTTTTCGCCACAGCTTCCATGATGAGTCGTCCTATTGTTACGATACTTGTGGGTATGCCGCCGATTGCGTGGATCGTTCTTGCTATGATCTGGTTTGGTATGGGGGATGAGACGGTTATCTTTACTGTAGTAGTTGCCTCTTTCCCTATTATCTTTGTTGGCGCGCTCCAAGGTACGAGAACACTTGATGGTGACTTAAAAGAGATGGCAGAGAGCTTTCATTTTCCATGGCACATGAAGTTTATAGATGTCTATTTTCCACATATATTTTCTTACATTTTTCCTGCGTGGGTAAGTGGGCTTGGCATGGCTTGGAAGATAGTTATCATGGCTGAATTATTAGCGACAAGTGATGGTCTGGGTGCTGAACTTGCTATTGCCCGTAGTCAGTTAGACACGCCTACGGCTTTAGCGCTTGTGACAATTATGATAGGTTCTTTGATGTTTATCGAGTACATAATATTAGAGCCGATTAAAAGAGAGGTAGAGTTATGGAGAAGTTAG